The sequence ttgtaactccatgaaaaataggttacaaaaaaattcaatcactgtttttttttttttttttttttttttcatacctaaagattaataaaaaccacttggggaaaaaaaaagatcttgattaatgttctcataattcatgcatgaaagggttaagattatTTTAGACTGACTTTTTAACACCTTAGCTCTACTGTTTCTTTACATTAAGTGACAGAGgatacagtatatacaggggtgtcaaacatatggcttacggaccaaaaccggcccaacaaaggttccaatctggtccttggaatgaatttgtgaagtgcaaaaaatacacagaatatatgaacaatcaagggaGTCAAACTTCTTCCCAAATTTGATACATATGTGTGTGCAGTACCTAaatttcaatgtatttttttttttttaatcttttaaattttttattcattttactttagttttttttacttctttttttttttttttttttttttttattaatttatctaATTTCTCGGACATTAGTCACccagttcttttcaaatttcacacacatattctttacatgtgcctttctctaaatttttgctttttttcttacaaattttttaaatctttttggaAAAGATTGAAAGTCAACATTCAAAATTAATCCCTCGGCAGGCAGGagatcagtgagcaggaggggcgaAGGGTTGTATGGCCAGATGAGGGTGTTTTTCACTAAAAACGtacaattacattaaaatgtttacatttgcaaactaacctttcacaaaaaaaatggagtaacctgaaccaatatgaacaatctgaaatgtcttaagagatttaagtgcaattataacaatatctGTAAGTTGTAGTGTAGgtgtagatgataaactgaggcataatattgttaaaattgcacttatttttcttaagaaatgtctttttgtttgtgttattcacagttttttgaaggatagtttgtagattcaaatattttcataatgtaattgactttttcactctaaatcatgggtgtcaaacatgtgacccgggggccaaaatcaactcgccaaaggttccaatccggcccacagaatatattaacagtcaagggtgtcaaactcgaaaataatagcataataacctagaaataatgactccaaattttcttcttggtttcatgtgaaaaaaataatatgacatcacgCCTATAAAGTAAtgtcaacaccattttttttctctttgatttactgcaaagaacattattctgatatcctttcataataaaatgtcaataacctgaacaaatatgaacaacctgaaatgtctaaagaaaaataagtgcaattttaccaatattctgcctgttttgtgtcttggtagatctgatctccacatgtattaatcataaattgaggcataatattgatcagatttttcttaataatatatcttcttatttttcttcagaaatttcaggtttttcaggttattcacatcttttttttgttgggatagtttgtaaaaatgtaaatgttttcataatttaatgttatttttttttacatataaaaaacttggagttgtcattatttataggttcttatgttattattttactggtccggcccactggaaatcaaattgggctgaatgtggcccctgaaagaaaatgagttagacacccctgatatacagtTACTTTACATTCCAGAACTTGCAATTgagattttagcttttttttgtttgtttttttgtaccttCTCTGCCTTCAGTGTGAATAAACTGCCCCCTTTGGTGTTTAGAACTTAGGGcaataatgactataatgttttgtaaatgttataTGTTGCATTGTATGTGAAATATAATATGTTGTTGAAGGGTTGCacaattaatcaattttaaactGAAAGAGTTCTGGGGGTTACCGGGCTTACATTTTCAAAATTCAGACTTTTTATCAGactattgtgaatttattttcaaaatattacgactgtAATCTCATTAAAGTACGacattttcgttaaattatgagggtttttttacatctacaactttattcttataatGGTATGACTTTATGCTCATTATTACGTGAGTAACACCATACCCATGCATCGCTTAATGGAAAACTTGGAAAattttgtgaggttatactttAATTTGAGGTTTGCGCAAATGAAAGGCTAGTGCATTACCTGGTCCAACACTGCATTTGCTGTAACCAGGCTTACAATTTCGAAATTCTGACTTTGTATTAGACTATTGCgaatttattttccaaatattattactttagtctcataaaagtacattatttttattaaattactagttgtttttttataatctatgactttattctcataatattttgaCTGTATTCTCGTTATTACGAGAAGAACACCATACCCACGCGTCGcttaatggagaacttggaaaaaCACTTGTcagtatgagaataaagtcgtaaaatatggagataaagtCCGGaattttatgacaataaagtcgaTACGAAAAGAATCATAATTTTAAGTCGTAATATGTGATTAATGTCAtcatattttgataataaagccataatattacaagaataaagtcgtacccacttgtcgcttaatggagaacttggaaaaTATTGTGAGGTTATGCTTTAATTTGAAGTTTACGGAAATGAAATTCTGGTGCATTACTTGGTTCAATGTTGCATTCGTTTTAAAGTTtcagattatttaattaggacaatgtttaaaaaagggtaatcttCCAATCAAATTTCATCACTCTCATGTCTctaggctactgtaggctcctcctcctaaatgtgagagtggtttccacagtctttggtctccacacaccagaaCAAAAATGGTGTTTGCTAAGGAGGGTGAGAAGTTcatggctaaaaatagcaagagcaagtcgGTTGTGCGGAATTGGTACAGCTTCGAAGTTTCCGATGAAGCCCAAACCATTCCTCGCAAACTCTGCCTGAAGGTGGTATCAGTCAAAgtcagcagcacaaccaacttcTTTCAacacctcaaacatcatcacacaccagagtgggagcagtgtaTTGCATTGCATATGAAAACGACATGCCGGCTTCTGTTGTCTTtagtagttttacccaaaaatcgaaaattGGCCAAAtataaaatctcaaattttcatCTTAAAAACTCTGGATTTTAtgtttggccaaaatcgtgcagccctacgttGTTGTATTTAAAGGGATAGTGAGTCTTTTGGTGCTTTActttgtaccaaggttattatcattaatgaaaactaacgaaatgacgaaaactagaattgtaaaaacattttcattaactgaaataaataaaaactataattaaaagaaaaaaatgataactaactgaaactgtattgtgtgcttacaaaactaactaaaacttatacaaattctggataaaattccctttgtttttgtctttgtcagtgtcagattgatataaaatcgatttatttccctcaagcaattttagctagcggcaccatatgatatttaacgatctgttacttcttgtcacttgtcgtttccagtcgttttctggttcccactctacctggaaacatggagacaaaagttgggagaaaacagcagattcctgtctgggatttatgtgaatacgatggtgaagaagagaaaagatgttaaaaaaacaaaaactaagcatttagaaaataacaaaaactaataaaaactagcaaacctgctctaaaaactaatcaaaagtaactgaattagaggggaaaaaaagtcaaaactaaatacaactaaactacaatgaaaaatccaaaactattacaaccttacTTTGTACAAATAATAGTTTTAGAGTTTTCTCTGTACACAATttgaaataaaactgtatttgtcTCACGTTATCATTGATGTTCTCTTCGGTGTCTGCCAGGTGCAAACTAAGTGACAgctctttgttttttcttacagGCTTTCATAATTCAGGTCACAGAAAATGGGGACATAACGTATCCTGAGGAGGGGCTTTTGTGGAAACCTGATTTCCCTGTGTTCCGTAAAAGCTTTGAGATTCCATCAACGAAGCAGCGTGAATTTCCCCTGAACAACACGACCTTTAAGTGAAGACTCGGTGGGATTTCACCTGCGAGAAATCAACCTTTTTCAATCAAGGCATGGAGCGTGTGAGACTTCCTCCAGCTGGAtacaaacaggcagaaaaacatgtttgcacataaaagaaaatgaaatggcACGTGATAATGATTACCCTCTCACATTTCTGTGAATTGAGGTGAATCACATGTAGACACCTTGggatacaaagtgaaagtgaaagaatACAAACACCACAGAACCAGGACCGTATTGACAGCGCAAACAGAAACAAGAggacattttcttctgtttgaggCATCAGTAATTAAAatcatttatattatatttgtctTCAGTGGACAAGCAACACTGACCTACTTGTGGATCGTCATAGAAACCAAGTGAAAATAGTCATGAATAACGTCTTGTTCTGTCAAATCTCTGTAAATCTGtgctgtttgtgatttttttcgcCATTTTTTCTACAAAAGTAAGACTTGTTCCTGCTCTAACGGACCCTTTGGCAAGTCCACATTTAACACTGTGTTCTGAGTTTGTTTGCTAGAGCTGCGCAATATGGAGTTCTTTAAAAAGTACTGAAGGATTAATGCGCATAATGGAGTTTTAGCCACAAACTAAATTAGCTTAGCATCCAACACAAAAGGGGACATGGATTTCAATGGGAGCCAGGACTACGGGTCTTATCCTACAGGTCTGCCCTACAACACAAGTATAGACTATGACGATTATTACCAGGAACCTGACGCAAGTAAAATCATCATCCCGTCCATCTACGCTCTGGTCTGCTGCGTGGGTCTTACCGGCAACGCCATGGTCATCTACGTCATACTCAAATATGCCAAAATGAAAACTGCCACTAACATTTACATCTTAAATTTAGCTATCGCTGATGAGTTGTTCATGTTGAGTGTTCCCTTTCTGGCCACATCGGCGGCTGTTCGCCACTGGCCGTTTGGGTCGCTGATGTGCCGCTTGGTTCTGAGTGTTGACGGTATCAATATGTTCACGTCAATCTTCTGCCTGACTGTGCTGAGCGTGGACCGGTACGTAGCCGTGGTCCACCCCATCAAGGCCGCCCGGTACCGCAGACCGACGGTAGCCAAGGTGGTCAACGTCTGCGTTTGGGGGCTGTCGCTGATCGTCATCCTGCCCATCATTATCTTCGCCGATACGGTTCCGGCGCAGGACGGTGGTGTGGATTGTAACTTCTTGTGGCCTGAAGCGGCGTGGTCGGAGGCTTTTGTGGTCTACACCTTCCTGTTGGGGTTCCTGCTGCCGGTCGGCGCCATTTGCTTATGCTACTGTTTAATGGTAGCGAGGATGCGAGCGGTGGGCCTCAAAGCTGGATGGCTTCAACGGCGCCGCTCCGAGAAGAAGATCACCCGTATGGTTTTGCTGGTGGTGGCGGTGTTTGTTCTCTGCTGGATGCCCTTCTACATTGTCCAGCTGGTCAGTGTTTTCCACCGGCCCCCAGACCCGATGGTCACTCAGCTGTTTGTCATCCTCAGCTACGCCAACAGCGGAGCCAATCCCATCCTTTACGGTTTCGTGTCCGACAATTTCCGCCGTTCGTTCCAGCGTATCGTGTGTTTTCGGTGGCTGGAGTCTGGGCTGGATGCGGAACAGGTGGATTATTGCGCTGTAGCCGTGAAGAGACAAGCGACATGTGGCCCTCTGGAATTTCCTAAGGACTGTATGGCCTCGGATATGGTGTTCCGCAACGGGACGTACACCTCCCGTACGACCACAGTGTGACATTCCAAGAGCGCGGTGGATTATGATGTCACGGACTTTGAGATTGTTGGATATTTTGAcgtttgtttggtttgtgtgaAGAGGGGAGCTTCAACAAAAGATGCACAAAAGAATGCCATACCAAAACTGACATGACAGTAAGTAAAACACTCTAATGTCAGAGATATTAAGCGTTTTTTAATTCCTCAATATCATAAACAGCAGAGAAATCCTGAAAAACAAATGCTCCTTAACTGTGTCTCCATAAAATAtcagtggtggaggaagtacttaattaaaagtacaaatatcctggaaaatatatactcaagtaaaagtagaagtactgtaTCAACAATCTTATTTATGTACaagggcgccgataagggggggggataaacatgacaaattcatggggcctagcattAGTGGGGAGCCCATGGAGCAGTGGAggaggtccagtggatacaggctaatTGACAACATTCATGGAATGATCCGGGTTTATTAACAAATGTTTTGACAATCAGATTACAACATTCAATTTGATACGCATTTATGGCACTGAAATGTGAAGATTTGTTGTTGTTCGTGGTCTTTTATCATTGTACACTGAGGATGGATtaggaaaactagaggaaaaaaTTGACACTGTAGCAGGCTGTGAGCATTGTTCACTATTTTATAGGGAAAGCCATcatttgataaaaataaaaccttcAAATCAGTTGAATAAAAAATTAcaatggcgtattagggccacaaaagaaaataaaaacacttgtcagtatgagaataaagttgtaaaatacgGAGATAAACTGCggaattttatgataataaaatcGATAtgaaaagagtcataattttaagTCGTAATGTGTGATTAATGTCAtcatattttgataataaagccataatattacaagaataaagtcatacccactcatcgcttaatggagaacttggaaaaTTTTGTGAGATTATGCTTTAATTTGAGGTTTACGCAAATGAAAGGCTGGTGCATTACCTGGTCCAACTTTGTGTTTGCTGTAACTGCGCTTACAACTTCAAAATTAGGACTTTTTGTTGGACTATtgcgaatttattttcaaaatattacgactaaAATCTCAAAAATACATTTTCGTtgaattatgagggtttttttttaatctacaactttattctcataatattccgactttattcttgttattaCGAGAATAACGCCGTACTCACTTGTCGCTTAATGGAGAAACTTGGAAAATTTTGTGAGTTTATACTTTAATTTGAGGTTTACGCAAATGAAATTCTAGTGCATTACCTGGTCCAACGTTGCGTTTGCTGTAACCAGACTTACAATTtcaaaattctgatttttttatcAGACTATTGCgaatttattttccaaatattatgactttagtctcacaaaagtatgacattattttcgttaaattgagggattttttaatctatgactttattctcataatattctgactttattctcgtattgacaagtgtttttatcttTCCTGTGTGTCCCTAATACGCCATCGTATAAATAGTATTAGCTAGCTTTATTTTCTCATGGGCAAGAATGTGCCGCACAGATGAATGTAAGCACAAAACTGTAATATTGTCATTTTTTATCCTGTGGTGTGATTTATGAAAGGCTGTGCTCAAGACTCATGTAGCCAAAAGAATGTAATTACAGAATAGCAGGAGATTTCGACAGATTTGTACAGGTTTCCACTCAATTTTATGATCTATTATTACGATATTCTATTGTTATTGTTGGATTGGCTCTAGATGATGATGGCAATTCCATTTATGTAAAATAAAACTACATCATCTGCAAAGAAACGCACATTTGGGAATCTGTGGATGTTATTAGGCTCTATACAATGAGCATATTTTCAAgtaaatattattttactttggatTGTAAACAGTtacaaaatatcaaaataaatccacgtggttttatattctatttttgaaGCATCTACATGGCATTGctcttgttatttatttatttatttatttatttttataagtgGTTGTACTGTAAAAAGTTAGATTGTGTCCAAGTCTAAGGGAAaaagatgtaacagtttaaagtCTTAGTGTTTGTTTATGTTAGTTTTATGTTAAAATAACATCCAGAAAGGATtttaagatgtaaaaaaaacagatgaataaatacaaataaaataataatattcataaCCCTGGTGGCACATTGCAGGGTccactgtaattaaaaaaaaaaaaaaaaaaaaaaagaaggctgaaaaaaaaaagaaaaaaagaaataagttgATGCTGGTGCTGGATTTCACTGAGACAGGATAAAGGAACATTTTGATATTAATGTGAGTCTTTTTCTTCAAAGCTTTTCCACATGATGTTTGTGTATAGTTATGTAtttgatgtattaatgttggctcaTTATTTGTTGGTGGATTTTAAAATTTGAGGTTTGTCTTTGCCAAACCAGAGCTGATGTGCTTCATTTGCTTTTTATGGCTGGAAATGTTCATGTAAGTGTTAAGCTCATATTTCTAAACTGTTGAATTAAAAATTATCCATTTTCTCCTGTTGGTGTCATTTCTACTGTTTGTCCTTTTGCAGATTAGAAAAACTTCATCAttctggtaacactttataataagttcACACTATGAACCATTAGGTAAGcagtaataaatactgaattcattatttataaagcatatttctgacatgaatactcattaatatatggtttatcagcacagttataaatgttttactcatcattcataattaTAATCATTCATCTTCAATCCTGCAGTttgtttaataatcccatgtgctgtgtctttcctttgttagaataactcagacttttgtgagtctttaggcattgtcaacctttaaatctcatttgtaaatgctttatatgttatagatagtgcacactttagatgagctcacaccatatacagacctgatcaaaatcttaagaccagctgaaaaatagctagaatttaccttttgcacatttggatcttaatgaggttttaagtggAGCTACagtatacaaaagcaagaagggagagtgagacaaaaagcactttgaaaaagtaatttattgaaaacaacaagtaaactgaaataggctgtttatcagctgatcaaaagtttaagaccgcaggctataaaagccaaaatttgctcaaaattctcattttctgttgggcattcacacggtcatgccctcctgatggctaaagctaagaagctttctcttcttgaacgtggtcggatcgtcgagctgcataagcgaggcctctggcagcgtgccattgctgctgaggttggacgcagtaagacagtcattctaaattttttgacagatcctgagcattatggaacaaaaaagtcaagtggtagacccaaaaaaattacacctgcgctgagccggaggatccgattgactgtccgtcaagacacagggcggtccttgacccaaattaaggcccttactggtgccgactgcagcgcaataaccatcagacggcatctgcgggaaaagggtttcaaaaacaaaaaacgaattcaaagacctcgtctcctacaacgccacaaaactgcccgtttagactttgccagggagcatcaaacatgggacactgaaaggtggaaaaaagtt comes from Sphaeramia orbicularis chromosome 18, fSphaOr1.1, whole genome shotgun sequence and encodes:
- the sstr1b gene encoding somatostatin receptor type 1, coding for MDFNGSQDYGSYPTGLPYNTSIDYDDYYQEPDASKIIIPSIYALVCCVGLTGNAMVIYVILKYAKMKTATNIYILNLAIADELFMLSVPFLATSAAVRHWPFGSLMCRLVLSVDGINMFTSIFCLTVLSVDRYVAVVHPIKAARYRRPTVAKVVNVCVWGLSLIVILPIIIFADTVPAQDGGVDCNFLWPEAAWSEAFVVYTFLLGFLLPVGAICLCYCLMVARMRAVGLKAGWLQRRRSEKKITRMVLLVVAVFVLCWMPFYIVQLVSVFHRPPDPMVTQLFVILSYANSGANPILYGFVSDNFRRSFQRIVCFRWLESGLDAEQVDYCAVAVKRQATCGPLEFPKDCMASDMVFRNGTYTSRTTTV